In Scyliorhinus canicula chromosome 18, sScyCan1.1, whole genome shotgun sequence, a single window of DNA contains:
- the LOC119953629 gene encoding uncharacterized protein LOC119953629 produces the protein MDVLQYARYKHPSGGLPITWFISSCVESPQGKNDSTSSHMDYLLSPLPSPENPRRNAVSDSQFCSDDECCSEVFLPTDSDYDSSEALSPRDMDLLYCPTPGFQQQIGYGLSGSAPDVLQEHELQVECQQSTSFHGVSESAAESSRSLTAGAISKNIIGKTGDSTNTPNKKGSVLSKAPRYQKYRHLNQNRRLCFHRETQSLSLCEGVYTHVHQAELTPEPNAPTKITTFPQVSCASSELSFARNTRVGNLASVGKVILDLCQHGSSQESGSWSLSVCGSRPSADEAQSPRGTALETDCDGLGEIQTSDSSVL, from the exons ATGGATGTATTGCAATATGCCCGCTACAAACATCCCTCCGGGGGCCTCCCAATCACATGGTTCATCAGTTCCTGTGTGGAATCTCCTCAGGGGAAGAATGATTCCACTTCGTCCCATATGGACTACCTGCTTTCCCCATTACCCTCACCAGAAAATCCAAGGAGAAATGCCGTAAGCG ATTCTCAGTTTTGCTCGGATGATGAATGCTGCTCTGAGGTTTTCCTCCCCACTGACAGTGACTATGATTCCAGTGAAGCACTGAGCCCCAGAGACATGGATCTACTGTACTGTCCAACCCctggatttcagcagcagattggTTATGGTTTGAGTGGCAGTGCCCCAGATGTTCTCCAAGAGCATGAACTGCAGGTGGAGTGCCAGCAATCGACCAGCTTCCACGGAGTGAGTGAGTCGGCTGCCGAGAGCAGCAGGAGCCTGACGGCGGGGGCAATAAGCAAGAATATCATAGGGAAAACAGGTGATTCAACAAACACCCCTAATAAGAAAGGATCAGTCCTATCCAAAGCACCCCGGTATCAGAAATATCGCCACCTCAACCAGAACAGGAGGCTGTGTTTCCACCGAGAGACCCAATCACTGAGCCTCTGCGAAGGGGTCTACACACATGTGCATCAGGCAGAGCTGACACCTGAGCCCAATGCTCCCACCAAGATCACAACCTTCCCACAAGTCTCATGTGCCTCCAGTGAGCTCAGCTTTGCCAGGAACACCAGAGTTGGGAATCTGGCAAGCGTTGGAAAGGTAATTCTGGATCTGTGCCAGCACGGCAGCTCCCAGGAATCTGGCTCCTGGTCACTGAGTGTCTGTGGGTCACGGCCCTCAGCCGATGAAGCTCAGTCCCCCAGAGGCACAGCCCTGGAGACTGACTGTGATGGGCTGGGGGAGATTCAAACCTCTGACAGCAGTGTTCTATAG